The DNA window CATACAAACTTTAGTGTCAAATGcatgtttgaatgtttagccaggccttaatAAAGCTGTGAAGGGGACTACCAGACCACCATTAAAATGTGATAAATCAACCTGACCCCAAAATATACCACATGAGCTGTGTCACTCGCACTTGATAACAAAACGTAGTTCTTGTTTGTCAATTTTCAACACTTTGGTGACTCATAAATGCCCTATCAAAGTGGCGATGCATAATTACtctaaacaaaacacacaTGTATAGGGactttttcttgattttattactatttacaatattttacaTGACTATATTCTATTCGTGTTTCATCATTCCTACCACAGTCTTTTCAAATCCTCTGAAAATGAATAACAAAAATGTTAATTATGGCTAAAATCCCCTCAAACACTCATCAAACAACAGTATCTTCCTTCAACCCTTCTATTACCAAACACATGAAGGGATCTAAAGGTGGGCCATTCAAATTGCTTGAAAATATGaagcaggggtttcattaagcCCTGGCAAAACCACCAGCTATTTTCCACCAAGAgcctgcttttttttttaagttgatttaaattttatttgaactacAGTAACGAAgtaacttccaccccctactaaTCAACCTCCACTGCCTACTCTGTAATATAacttaatgaaacccctgtgAAGAGATATAAAATTGAGGAAAGAAAAAGGAATCCTCCTCTGAATCTCAGCATCAACTCTTCCTTACTGGAACCCCTGgattagcctgcttgcagtgGTTTAACCGTTTTTGTTTTGCTATGTTTacccagtgtttttttttttttgctttgtttacccagtgtttttttttttgctttgtttatcggtgtttttttttttttctgtttacccagtggtttttttttctatttttaccgatgttttttttgctcatAGCGAAAACACCAggtaaacgcctgcaagcaggctaccCCTGGAGTCACCCCTATAACATACCTTGAAGTAATGTTCTCCCCCGGGTTATAGAATGGGTTACAAAACATGTCAGTGTAGGCAACATGAAGTTTGCGAAAcatctacaaaaaaatattttgtataaTGTTAATCATAAACCAATCAATCAATGcccttttttatctttctcAAGCTAACAACTTAGGATGTATGCGGAGTGTATGGTTGCCTAACGTCTAGATACCAAGCTAAGAGATAAAAAAGTCTAAGGAATTCCCCTCTTTGTATTGCATCTGCTACAGGCCACATAGAGAGGATGGCTTGCCTGACTCATGCTTTTTTGAGTGTAACAAGTAAAAAGCCAAGAGACTGCTCAAtagagaaaacaaaattgagGGGCTAAAAATCAAGcactttttctaattcaacAGCCTGCAAGTTAAGAAATTATCACAGACTATGAGGGAAATCTTAAAAGGCATTTATCAAAGATATAATGACTATCACTTACTGTCCTTATCTCATTGTCTCTGAGTGATGTGTTTGCTGActccacaacaaccacaaacTTCATCTTGGTGTTTGTGACATACCCATATCTGGTATAACAAGTCAGGGCTAATACCATGAAAATCAAGCAGTAGACTCAAAGCTAGAGATGGTTAGAAACTATTCCAGGCAAACTTATAGATCATTAAAGACTGATTATTCCCTGGAGGACTATCTTTTCCAGGTCACCAACCCTAATCATAGAATAGCTTTAACAAAATTAAGATTAAGCAATCATAAAAACTAGAAATTAAACAGGGTCCATCAAAGGGCCTTAAAAAGCCTGTGAAGAGCGAATTATGCAAATAAGGAGTTGGAAATAAAGAACATCTCCTAACCATTTGTCCAgctttcaaagaaaaaagagagtaaatttatttttgatATTGAAATCTTAGCCAATCTTATTACATTTATCACCTACAGGGGGAGTAAGTAGCTATCCACCCCCTATTTTGATGAATTTCTGGTATATTTGCTTGTATATTTTCTGTCTAATAGAATACACAAAAAgactgccctgaagaagtcttattaaagacgaaaatttggcagagtcgatttccagtttttgtgtattgtattcattgtttatgtacgagatcgcgacagtttgggctttttgattctattctgTCTAACAGAGATATCACTGTAGTATAAAAATAATCCAACGTAAAGGATACACTTTGTAGTCCTCAGTTGGGTAGAGTAGACCCAAATACAGCTCTCGTGGATCATTGGAGCTTTTTGTTAAAGATGAAACtgcaacaaaaatatattttctgtcACAATTCAATCTTTTCAGCAGAAAATTAGAATCAGCAACTCAACACATCTGATTGACTGTAGAGTTTTAGAAGGTTCTGCAAACGTTGGTCATTGGACATGGCGAATACGAGCTGTGTTATCAAGTTTTTCAAACCTGCACTAATGGGACGTTGCTACGCCATGGTACCTTTTTCCTCAACAACatctagagatgtgtgcactgtGTAGTGAAACTTCAACTCTTCTTCTGGTGAGACGGTGCGAAGGAACAGCGGATAGTTCTGCAATTTGTACAAAAAATCGACTGTACACAATTGCACTGAAATATAAGATTAGCATATGATTTACCTAGAACCATAACAAAAGGAGATTTTATTACCTCTTTCCCGATGACCGCCACACACACCGCCATCTTGGACCATCTAAATTCCGCTGATAAATCCCTACTAACTGCAGACACATTTCACGTAACCTTTCCTGTTTATTTTTGTCCAATGAAATAGCGAGAAACATCACTTTCGTTCCAGTCTCACTCAGAATAAATTTCTTTGCTGTGATTGGCCCTTCGGGACGCCTGAAAGCCAATCAGGTGACTGGACTTGTCTAACGAACGATATTCGAAAAAGGCATCCCCAAAACACGCTTGCGATCAATCCGGTCTGTTTCTGAGAGATCGTTTGTGCTGGAAAAATATACCAAAATTATCTTTCTTTCGCTCTACTTTCTATAAAATACATCCTATAGTAGGTGAGTATGGAGATCGTCGAAGGATTGCCCCGACTAAGAGGAAATCGCTATTTTGAGCTTTGATATCGCCATTTTATTCTTTCAGGTCACGAATAAATATGGAGGTTGCTGGCAAAGACGGACCATCAAAGGTTTCATGTCAATCGAAGGTAATTAATCGAGCTTTCTAGCGTTCAAATAAACTATCAATGTAGCTCAACCGTTTTTTTGTACTGGTAAATTGGCAGAGTCACAAGATGTTATCACAAGATCCATGGAATGCAGAACTTTTATGTTATGATGATAGTTCGGCTTATGAGGCTTTATCATGCCTTAGAAAAGTCAGTTATGCATCACGAACAGAACGAAAGGGGGGACGAGCTATATTATTTAAACGCATTATTTAAAACCATGTGTATCTCTCACAGGAAAACGttaataataagaaatattaGAAAGGCGAGATCAAATCGTGCTCCCGCGCAAGGACAATTCGATAATACAATCCTCACCACCATATTCCATCCCTCGACTCATATGTTATGTATACCACCTCAAACGCTTCTCTCATTTAGCTTTAGAGATATAGTAATCATTAGGCTTCAATTTCTTCTTGTGGTGTGATTTTTGCTATGTTGTTTTAAGTAAATTGATTTTTACCGTGGTTATTTTAGTTGCCAGGAAGTAACTCGAACATGAAAACCGGAGGAGACCTTGCGCCAAAACGTGGAACATACACACAATATAATGACAAAGAGAACTCTGGTACTAATaacaatacaacacaagggacAAAAGGTGTAACGCCTGTCGAACAAGATACAACGGAGAAGAAAGAAGGAAATTATAAGTGAGTACTATTAATGCAATATAGCTGAACATGATCCAAATGGTAATCAagtaaattttgtttttttaggaagTGGAATCTATCAGATTTTGACATTGGAAAGCCTCTCGGAAAAGGTAACCGTGTGTCCATTAACCACAATAGGCCTCAACTCAGTCACTTGCCTCAAACTACCTAACACAAATAGCCCCACAGCTAAATAATAATACCTCCTTGGCCTAGTCCTAGCCTCTAACCTTAAAAATAGCCTCAAGCTTACCTCACATATAGCCATGATATAAGTGGTGACCTTACTCTTGAATGACATCTTAATTTTCCTACTTCTGGGCTATCTACTTgcctagagaaaaaaaagctctGTTTTAGTTAGGCATTCTCATTTATAAGCAGTTGTTTACGCATCTTGCTGGTTACGACTATGTAAAAGTTATTACTAGTTGTGCAAAGACTGGTATCCTTC is part of the Nematostella vectensis chromosome 13, jaNemVect1.1, whole genome shotgun sequence genome and encodes:
- the LOC116614392 gene encoding trafficking protein particle complex subunit 2-like protein, giving the protein MAVCVAVIGKENYPLFLRTVSPEEELKFHYTVHTSLDVVEEKVSSLTKSSNDPRELYLGLLYPTEDYKVYGYVTNTKMKFVVVVESANTSLRDNEIRTMFRKLHVAYTDMFCNPFYNPGENITSRGFEKTVVGMMKHE